The DNA sequence CGGCGAGTTGATCGACATAGTCAAAGGATCCGACGAACAGGTTCGCCTCCGCGGCCAGCCTGTCGACCCGCGGATCGCGCGACAGCCGCGGCTCCCCGGAGACCTTCACGAGGACCGCACGCAGGCATCGCGCGAATCCGATCGGGCGGCTGCGCCTGTCGGAGCCCGTGACGACGGCGGTCGCCTTATACAAACCGCTCATCTCTTGCGCCCCGCCGGATCGGGGGGCGGCGGCGAGTGCGACAGAGAGCATGACAACAACCAATGCGGATGCACGGCACCGGCGCGTCGCTGGCCACTCCGCCATCGCCTTGTCTCCCCTCCTTCCTCGATTAACCAGTTATCTCGTCACATAGGTTACGGCGAACCATGCAAGAATTCAAGATGGTCCCATAACCGACAAACCTGTTTATGGTGCGGCATCCGGGAGGGACGTGAGGAGGATGGAGCATGGAGCCGGGGCGACGCCGGCCGGCACCTGGGACGCTGCGCCTGCTTCAACAATTCATCAACACCTACAACATCGAGCGAGAACACCTCGGACTGCGCACGGAGGAGTTCGCTTCACCAGCCGACCTCCGCCGCTGGCTGGTGAAGCACGCCTTGCTGGCCCGGAGCGCGCGCGTCCGGGCAGCCGAGGTCGGACGTGTCCAGGAGGTTCGCGAGGCGCTCCGCCGCCTCTTGCGGGCGCACAACGGCGGGCCGAGGGATTCGACCGCCGTGGGGGTGCTGAACCGTCTCGCGCGGGACGCGCGCCTGGCGGTCCGCCTCCGGCAGGATGGCCAGATGCGGCTCGAATCGGACGCGCCGGGCGTCATCGGAGCGCTCGGCCGGCTCGTGGCGGCGGCGTTTATGGCGCAGATCGAGGGGACGTGGCCGCGGCTGAAGGCGTGCCGGAGGTGCCACTGGGCCTTCTACGACCACTCAAAGAATCGGTCGGGACGATGGTGCGTGATGTCCATCTGCGGGAACCGAACGAAGGCTCACGCCTATCGCTCGCGCCATCGCGGGCGCTGAGTGCCGGCCTTGGATGCGGAGTCTCCGCGGCAGAGACTTGGATTAGTCGCGACCGCCTTCCCGTTCGACGGCCTGCGCGGCGGCGCTCCGTGCCGGCGCGGGCTCGACGCGGTTCCGGCCGCCCCGCTTGGCGGAGTACAGGGCGGCGTCGGCGCGCGCGAACATCGTCTCGGGCGTGTCGCCCCGCTCGTACACCGTGACCCCGAAGCTGGCCGTCACCCACGCCCGGTCGCGCGCCATGGGGCGCCCGTGAAGCGACAGGCGGAGCTCGTCGGCGAGACGCGTCGCCTCGGGCAGAGCGGTTCCGGGAGCCAAGATCAGAAACTCCTCCCCGCCCAACCGCCCGACGAAGTCCGTGG is a window from the bacterium genome containing:
- a CDS encoding ABATE domain-containing protein, producing the protein MEPGRRRPAPGTLRLLQQFINTYNIEREHLGLRTEEFASPADLRRWLVKHALLARSARVRAAEVGRVQEVREALRRLLRAHNGGPRDSTAVGVLNRLARDARLAVRLRQDGQMRLESDAPGVIGALGRLVAAAFMAQIEGTWPRLKACRRCHWAFYDHSKNRSGRWCVMSICGNRTKAHAYRSRHRGR